One window of the Eucalyptus grandis isolate ANBG69807.140 chromosome 6, ASM1654582v1, whole genome shotgun sequence genome contains the following:
- the LOC104432560 gene encoding LOW QUALITY PROTEIN: probable leucine-rich repeat receptor-like protein kinase At5g63930 (The sequence of the model RefSeq protein was modified relative to this genomic sequence to represent the inferred CDS: inserted 1 base in 1 codon) — MVWNMERLKRVFLAINCVVAAFLVHRCLGLNEEGQYLFEIKQSFIDQFHRLDSWNASDPTPCGWNGVNCSYSYYDPVVYSLNLSSMNLSGSLSPSIGKLVGLTYLDLSFNKLSGNIPREIVDCSGLEVIKLNNNQFEGEIPVELCTLRSLTSLNICNNKISGPLPEGLGNLSWLSELFAYSNNITGSLPRTLGNLKNLMSFRAGQNLISGSLPSELGGCNSLQFLGLAQNKLTGNIPIELGMLQSLTDLILWDNQLSGVVPKEIGNCTSLGTLALYKNNLVGGIPKELGNLMFLKKLYVYWNQLNGTIPREIGNLSLATEIDFSENFLTGEIPIEFGHISGLKLLHLFQNHLTGNIPSELASLKNLTELDLSINNLTGPIPLGFQYLTRLYSLQLFNNSLSGIIPPGLGVYSNLWVVDLSQNLLTGKIPRYLCMNSCLFLLNLGSNMLTGNIPRGISSCKSLAQLRLVGNNLQGTLPPDLCGLVNLSTVELNQNKFSGPIPPQIGKCKALQRLHLSNNYFVSELPREIGNLSQLVTFNVSSNLLTGQIPPEIFMCRRLQRLDLSRNDFMGALPSEVGNLSQLELLKLSDNRLSGTIPVTLGSLTRLTELEMGGNWFSGAIPAELGALSSLQIALNLSYNNLSGEMPPKLGNLVLLEYLLLNNNRLTGSIPSSFQNLKSLLGCNFSYNVLFGPLPLLPRLDSMAVSSFLGNEGLCDGPLGNCNASPSSPSLLPETNSQSSKLAKVVAIVAAGIGGVSFILILVVLYFMIRPVETVAPLQENPGSSPVSDIDFFPKEDFTFQDLVTATDDFSDSFVIGRGACGTVFRAALPTGNTIAVKKLASNREGNTMDNSFHAEILTLWKIRHRNIVRLYGFYHHQGSNFLLYEYMARGSLGESLHGSAYNLDWPRRFFIALGAAEGLAYLHHDCVPRIFHRDIKSNNILLDDKFEAHVGDFGLAKVIDMPQSKSMSAVAGSYGYIAPEYAYTMKVSEKCDIYSYGVVLLELLTGKTPVQPLDQGXDLVTWVRNYIQDHSLSPGVLDVRVDLQDESTVSHMITVLKIALRCTSMSPSDRPTMREVVAKLIESGEKEGKFYCYPSDDTDSRDES, encoded by the exons ATGGTTTGGAATATGGAGAGATTGAAACGGGTGTTCTTGGCCATTAACTGTGTTGTGGCTGCTTTTCTGGTTCATCGGTGTCTGGGGCTTAATGAGGAAGGTCAATACCTGTTTGAAATAAAGCAGAGCTTCATTGATCAATTCCATCGTCTTGATAGCTGGAATGCCAGTGACCCAACTCCTTGTGGATGGAATGGCGTGAATTGCTCGTATAGTTACTATGATCCAGTCGTGTACTCTCTCAACTTGAGCTCGATGAATCTCTCCGGATCTTTATCTCCTAGTATTGGCAAACTGGTTGGCCTGACCTATCTTGATCTCTCTTTCAATAAGTTGTCTGGAAATATACCAAGGGAAATAGTCGACTGTTCGGGTCTCGAGGTCATCAAATTGAACAATAATCAGTTTGAAGGGGAAATACCAGTGGAATTGTGCACACTACGGTCTCTGACATCCTTGAACATATGCAACAACAAGATTTCCGGGCCTCTTCCTGAGGGGCTTGGAAACCTTTCCTGGCTGTCCGAACTGTTTGCATACTCGAACAACATCACCGGATCGCTGCCCCGTACTCTTGGGAATCTGAAGAACCTGATGTCTTTCCGCGCTGGACAGAATTTGATTTCGGGAAGTTTGCCTTCAGAATTAGGTGGGTGCAACAGTTTACAGTTTCTCGGTCTCGCGCAGAACAAGTTAACTGGGAACATTCCAATTGAACTCGGAATGCTCCAGAGCTTGACTGACTTGATTCTTTGGGATAACCAGCTTTCTGGGGTGGTGCCTAAAGAGATCGGAAACTGTACAAGTTTAGGGACTCTTGCCCTCTACAAGAACAATCTTGTGGGTGGAATACCAAAAGAGCTTGGCAACCTGATGTTTCTGAAGAAACTATATGTTTACTGGAATCAGTTAAACGGAACGATACCAAGAGAAATTGGCAACCTTTCTTTAGCTACAGAAATAGATTTCTCGGAGAATTTCCTAACAGGGGAGATACCGATTGAGTTTGGGCATATATCGGGCTTGAAATTGCTTCACCTTTTCCAGAACCATTTAACAGGTAACATCCCCAGCGAGCTTGCTAGCTTGAAGAACCTAACAGAGCTCGATCTTTCCATCAACAACCTTACCGGTCCCATCCCTTTGGGGTTTCAGTATCTGACAAGGCTTTACTCATTGCAACTCTTTAACAACTCGCTGAGTGGCATCATTCCTCCAGGGCTCGGTGTTTATAGCAATCTCTGGGTGGTTGACTTATCGCAGAACTTGCTAACGGGGAAAATTCCCCGGTATCTGTGCATGAATTCCTGTCTTTTTTTGCTGAACTTGGGGTCGAACATGCTCACAGGGAATATTCCTAGGGGGATCTCAAGCTGCAAGTCCCTCGCGCAGCTTCGGCTCGTCGGAAATAACTTGCAAGGCACTCTTCCACCAGATTTGTGCGGCCTGGTGAACCTTTCTACCGTCGAATTAAATCAGAATAAGTTCAGTGGTCCCATACCTCCACAaattggaaaatgcaaagcaCTGCAAAGGCTTCACCTTTCCAATAATTACTTTGTGTCAGAGTTGCCGAGAGAGATTGGTAATCTTTCTCAATTGGTGACTTTCAACGTCTCGTCAAACTTGCTTACCGGGCAGATTCCGCCCGAGATCTTCATGTGTAGGAGGCTTCAACGGCTGGATCTGAGCCGCAATGATTTCATGGGTGCTTTGCCAAGTGAGGTTGGAAACCTTTCCCAATTGGAGCTTCTCAAGCTTTCCGATAACAGGCTCTCGGGCACCATACCCGTCACGCTTGGGAGCCTGACCCGATTGACTGAGCTAGAGATGGGGGGGAATTGGTTCTCCGGGGCTATACCAGCTGAGCTTGGAGCGCTCTCGAGCTTGCAGATTGCCCTGAATCTGAGCTACAACAACCTGTCTGGAGAAATGCCGCCTAAGCTTGGGAATCTTGTTCTCCTGGAGTATCTCCTACTCAACAATAACCGCTTGACCGGTTCGATCCCCAGCTCCTTTCAGAATCTCAAGAGCTTACTAGGCTGTAACTTCTCGTACAATGTCTTATTTGGGCCCTTGCCTCTTTTGCCGCGGCTCGATAGCATGGCTGTGAGTAGCTTTCTTGGGAACGAAGGGCTGTGTGACGGACCCCTAGGCAATTGCAACGCCTCTCCATCTTCGCCTTCTTTACTCCCAGAGACAAACAGCCAAAGTTCAAAATTAGCTAAAGTTGTCGCCATAGTAGCAGCTGGGATTGGTGGGGTTTCTTTCATTTTAATCCTGGTTGTCCTGTATTTCATGATAAGGCCAGTTGAGACCGTTGCGCCTTTGCAAGAAAACCCAGGTTCTTCACCAGTCTCCGACATTGACTTCTTCCCGAAGGAAGATTTCACTTTCCAAGACTTGGTCACGGCAACTGATGACTTCAGTGATAGCTTCGTCATTGGGAGGGGAGCTTGTGGGACAGTGTTTAGAGCAGCGTTGCCGACCGGCAATACCATTGCCGTCAAGAAGCTAGCGTCCAACAGAGAGGGAAACACTATGGACAACAGCTTCCACGCAGAAATACTGACTCTCTGGAAGATCAGGCACCGAAATATTGTGAGGCTATACGGCTTCTATCATCATCAGGGCTCGAATTTCCTCCTTTACGAGTACATGGCAAGGGGAAGCTTAGGGGAATCGCTGCACGGGTCTGCCTACAATCTCGACTGGCCAAGGCGTTTCTTTATTGCTCTTGGAGCTGCAGAGGGGCTCGCATACCTGCACCACGACTGTGTGCCTCGGATTTTCCACCGGGACATTAAATCGAACAACATCCTGTTAGACGACAAGTTTGAAGCCCACGTAGGAGATTTTGGATTGGCCAAAGTTATCGACATGCCACAATCCAAATCCATGTCAGCAGTGGCGGGCTCTTATGGCTACATCGCCCCTG AGTATGCATATACCATGAAAGTTTCCGAGAAGTGCGACATCTATAGCTATGGAGTCGTCTTGCTGGAGCTGCTGACGGGGAAGACTCCGGTGCAACCCCTGGACCAAG GGGACCTCGTGACTTGGGTGCGAAATTACATCCAGGACCACTCGTTATCTCCCGGAGTGCTTGATGTGCGAGTGGACTTACAGGACGAGAGCACTGTATCCCACATGATCACGGTCTTGAAGATCGCTCTGCGTTGCACAAGCATGTCTCCATCGGATCGTCCAACAATGCGGGAAGTCGTCGCAAAGCTCATTGAGTCTGGTGAGAAGGAAGGGAAGTTTTACTGTTATCCTAGTGATGATACTGACTCGAGAGATGAATCTTGA
- the LOC104432562 gene encoding uncharacterized protein LOC104432562 isoform X2, giving the protein MEESYYKKSGQIPAFGNWDYTNDLPITQYFDSARQAGLVRSHCSSSSSGECGRPQPRASAGLSEERHQHRRRHPTAAPLGVPPGKTRVREKRPAHVKEEPKKQSRTCDRDVSEPPKGQRYVSVTGNDKNKVDNKLQEDDAGSVPYPPMSPRRRPPKPVDEDLYKISPDLLRTTKRKKMLGFISRCLAPACTA; this is encoded by the exons ATGGAA GAGAGTTATTACAAGAAGAGTGGACAGATTCCGGCGTTCGGGAACTGGGACTACACGAACGATCTTCCCATCACTCAGTACTTCGACAGCGCCAGACAAGCCGGCTTGGTCCGCTCTCAttgctcctcttcttcatccGGCGAATGTGGTCGTCCGCAGCCGCGCGCCAGTGCTGGTTTGTCTGAAGAGAGGCATCAACATCGCCGCCGTCATCCTACCGCTGCTCCTCTTGGCGTCCCTCCTGGAAAG ACAAGAGTGAGGGAAAAGCGACCCGCGCATGTCAAGGAGGAGCCCAAAAAGCAATCCAGAACGTGCGACCGTGACGTGTCAGAACCGCCAAAGGGACAGCGCTACGTGTCAGTGACTGGCAACGACAAAAACAAGGTTGACAATAAACTGCAAGAAGACGACGCCGGTTCGGTCCCTTATCCTCCAATGTCCCCACGAAGACGACCCCCGAAGCCTGTCGATGAAGATCTCTACAAAATATCCCCCGACCTCCTTCGCACCACCAAGAGG AAGAAGATGCTGGGATTCATCTCAAGGTGTCTGGCTCCAGCTTGCACAGCTTAA
- the LOC104432562 gene encoding uncharacterized protein LOC104432562 isoform X1, with protein sequence MEESYYKKSGQIPAFGNWDYTNDLPITQYFDSARQAGLVRSHCSSSSSGECGRPQPRASAGLSEERHQHRRRHPTAAPLGVPPGKQTRVREKRPAHVKEEPKKQSRTCDRDVSEPPKGQRYVSVTGNDKNKVDNKLQEDDAGSVPYPPMSPRRRPPKPVDEDLYKISPDLLRTTKRKKMLGFISRCLAPACTA encoded by the exons ATGGAA GAGAGTTATTACAAGAAGAGTGGACAGATTCCGGCGTTCGGGAACTGGGACTACACGAACGATCTTCCCATCACTCAGTACTTCGACAGCGCCAGACAAGCCGGCTTGGTCCGCTCTCAttgctcctcttcttcatccGGCGAATGTGGTCGTCCGCAGCCGCGCGCCAGTGCTGGTTTGTCTGAAGAGAGGCATCAACATCGCCGCCGTCATCCTACCGCTGCTCCTCTTGGCGTCCCTCCTGGAAAG CAGACAAGAGTGAGGGAAAAGCGACCCGCGCATGTCAAGGAGGAGCCCAAAAAGCAATCCAGAACGTGCGACCGTGACGTGTCAGAACCGCCAAAGGGACAGCGCTACGTGTCAGTGACTGGCAACGACAAAAACAAGGTTGACAATAAACTGCAAGAAGACGACGCCGGTTCGGTCCCTTATCCTCCAATGTCCCCACGAAGACGACCCCCGAAGCCTGTCGATGAAGATCTCTACAAAATATCCCCCGACCTCCTTCGCACCACCAAGAGG AAGAAGATGCTGGGATTCATCTCAAGGTGTCTGGCTCCAGCTTGCACAGCTTAA